ACAGCCGATCTTCAGCCTGAACTTGAGGAATGGCACAACTGGTTAATCCCAGGGCGATCGCTAGAACGACCGCCATGAAAGCTTGAGTGAGTCGCTGTCCTGCCTGCCAATGCTGTGGGTTCATGCCTTGCTGCCTATCGTCGGTACTGCCCTGATTTTAGAGGGTCTTGGGTGGACGGCCATCTAGATCTGCAGATGGTGAATCCCGTACTGTCTTCCTTGACATTTTATTACTACATAGCTATATAATTAAATTAGTCAAAGGACGGAATAGTTCCAGATAACTGCCGCCGATGATTTAGATGCCTTAGTTAGGAGATTCTCTATGTTGTTTCGTCAACTCTTCGACCCAGAGACGAGTACCTATACGTATTTGGTGGCGGATCCTGAAACTGGAGACGCCGTGCTCATAGACCCAGTGTTGGAGCAGGTGGAGCGTGATATGAAACTTCTAAGCGAGCTCCATCTAACGCTGCGCTACTGTTTGGAAACCCATATCCACGCCGACCATATCACCGGCACCGGCAAGCTACGCCAATTGACGGCATGTAAGGGCATTGTGCCGGAGCGGGCCGAGGCTGCCTGTGCCGATCGCCACATTGCTGATGGAGAAAACGTTCATGTGGGGAGTATTGTCATTCAGGCGATCGCCACTCCAGGGCACACCGACAGTCACATGAGCTATTGGATCAACGGCGATCGCGTGTTGACCGGTGACTCTCTGCTGATTCGCGGCTGTGGACGTACGGACTTTCAAAGTGGGGATGCGGGCACGCTGTACGACCACATCACCCAGAAGCTATTTACCTTGGCGGATGACACGCTGGTGTATCCAGGGCACGACTATCGCGGCCAGACGGTGTCCACCATTGGCGAAGAGAAGCGCTACAATCCGCGACTTGCAGGTCACGATCGCGATCAATTTGTGACCTTGATGAATAACCTTAACTTACCCGATCCTAAAAAGATTGCTGAAGCTGTTCCTGCTAACCAGAAGTGTGGCAATGCCGTGACGACTCTGCGCCAAGGTTAACTTGGTTTCTCGTGCGTCTATTGTTCTGTTGTTTACCTTGAACTTCAATTATTTCTATGACGATCCTTAAAACCCCTTCCCTGAAAACCATTGACGCTTATACCCTTCAGCAAGAACTGGAGAGCGATCGCGTCCTGCTTGTGGATGTACGAGAACGTAGTGAATATCGCGGTGAACATATTCCTAATGCTTACTCGTTGCCCTTATCGAATTTTAAGCCTGAACAACTCCCTAAGGGCGATCGCTCCGTGGTGCTCTATTGCCAAACCGGTAACCGTTCTGCCGAAGCTGCTAAGCGCCTCTTTGCAGATCAGTGGTCGGAGGTGATCCATCTAGATGGCGGCCTACAGGCTTGGAAAGCGGCTGGGCAAGCCACCGTTGTCAATCCCAACGCTCCCATTAGCATCATGCGGCAGGTGCAAATTATTGCTGGAACCTTGGTATTAACCGGTACCTTGCTGGGAGCCTTTGTATCTCCTGCCTTTTTGCTCCTGAGCGGGTTTGTGGGAGCTGGCTTGACCTTTGCTGGCGTCAGCGGCACCTGCATGATGGCCACTCTGCTGGGAAAACTTCCCTACAACCGCTAGATGTCCGGCAGGGTATGGCGCGCTGGGTGCTGCTGCCGCCTACCCTATTCCATGATTCACGGGTAATACTGTTCTATGGTTCTGATAATCGTTGGCTATCTCTTAGCGGGTCTCATTGGGCTAAGTTTGGGGTTAATTGGCGGTGGTGGGTCGATTTTGGCGGTGCCCGTGCTGGTCTATGTGATGGGTGTGCCCGCCAAGGCAGCGATCGCCATGTCACTGGTGATTGTGGGGGTGGTCAGCCTAGTGGGCGCAATTCCCCATTGGCGCATGGGCAATGTACGCTTCAAAACGGCTCTGCTCTTTGGCCCAGCGGCGATGGTGGGTGCTTACCTGGGCGCACGATTGGCAGCCCTGCCGTGGATTACTGAAACAGTGCAGATGGGGTTGTTTGCCATCACCATGCTGGCGGCAGCCCTGTTGATGATTCGTAAGCGTGGCAATCCAGAGGCGATCGCCCTTGAAGCTGCCTCCCATCCCCACAAGCACCGCTGGATTTGGATCGCGGTGGAAGGTTTAGCGGTTGGCGTCTTAACTGGTTTGGTGGGTGTGGGCGGCGGATTTGCGATTGTGCCTGCCCTGGTGCTCTTGGGAAATGTGCCCATGAAACAGGCAACGGGCACGTCACTGTTGATTATTGCCATGAAGTCGGTGACAGGTTTCCTAGGCTATTTAGGACAGGTGACCCTAGACTGGCCCCTGATGCTTGGCTTTACCCTGGCCGCGACGCTAGGCATGGTGCTGGGCGTTCAGCTTCTCCCGTCAATCAAGGCGCAGCATCTGCAAAAAGGATTTGGCTATTTACTGTTTGCCATGGCTGGGTTCATTCTCTGGCAGAACCTATCGCCCTAGAGGTGTGAACAGGATAGCTCAACGTTGGCAGGCGGCGATCGCTAGGAGGGTGCGATCGCCTCCTTTTGTTGGATCTACCTTGCGTGATCCCTACGTCATCGATCCCTACGTGATCTATATATGAAATGGATCGACATGGGGGACGACATCAGAACCTTGATCAACGGCTGTGGAACGATCGAGATGATGAATCTCGTGGAAGCAGTAGGCGAGGATCTCCGTAATATCCACGATCACCGTTTCGACCTTGCTGTTGGCTAAAAAGCCGCTCTCGGATAACAGCTCCAGCCAGTATAAACACTCCTCCGCCACATAAACAGTATCGTGCAGTTGCTGAAGACGAGCCTGGGGCGATCGCCAGCAGGTGTGGCGGCAAAAGATGCCCAGCGTTGTGGAACAACGTAAAAATTGTCGCCCGAGTTCGTCGGCTGATAGCCCATGGGGTAAGGTTTCTACCAGCCGAATAGCTTGTATGGCAAAGCCCCGAGTTTTTTGCTTTAGTCCTTGCTCGTCCAACACGTACCCTCTTCAGTCCTTCTCTGCTAGTCCCGCTCCCTTCCACACATCTCTCTCTAGTCGGATATGTGTCAGGACATTTCAGGTGAAACTCAAGCCAATTCAATCAGACAGTGACCATTTAAACCGTGTAGACCGTGTAGACCGTGACGTTCTTCTACAACGTTCGAGCTGTTGTCTTAAGAATCCGAACAGTTGAAGGATTCTTAGCAGTTTGATCGCGTCATCCCAGATGGATCCCACACGCTTCCAAGAGAGGGGTTGTCTACGATGGGTGCATGGGCCTGGAAGCAAAGCACAGTTATGGCAACCGTTGATGAGGGCAGCCCTCCAAGTCGTCCTGAGGATGCTGGTCTCATGGCTCATGGGTTAGGCAGTGCTGAATAGCGGCATGATTTCGCAACATGTTGCATGGAGTTTCAGATCCTGTAGCTAGAGGTTCATCGTCTAGTTCAGCAGCCCCATGAGGTAGTCTTGGGTGATGGGGTATTATGCTCATGAGCTTTGCTGAAGACGTAGTAATTTTACTTAGGTACTAACGATGCTTAGCCTCCTTTTATCTGATTCAACCTATGCATCATTTCTGGATAGTGTCACGGAAACCTGCCCCACTGGCATCATGCGATCGCTCAATGAACATATCTTATTTCCGCTACGCCGCCATTACCTCACGCAGATTTTAGCAGCACACTTCCAAGACCAGCAGAGTGTTTTAGACCTAGGCGCATCGAATGGAATACTGGCAGCCAGACTACAGAAATCCTTAGCGAAGCGCCATCAAACGATTGATATGATTGGATGTGATGTACATGTGCCATCCAAAACCTATATCCCAGTGGTGCAGTATGATGGACAGCAAGTGCCCTTTGCAGACAATACCTTTGATGTGGTGTTGATGACAGACATGCTGCATCATACCCACAATCCACTACAGATGCTACAAGAGGCGAAGCGAGTATCTCGCCAATATATTTTAATTAAAGATCATTATTGGAAAAGCCCTAAAGATTTTACTCGCCTGAAATTTGCAGACTATATTGGCAATGAACCCTACGGCATTCACTTACCCTATAATTTCCTAAGTCAAACAGATTGGACACATTTGATCGAACAGCAGTGTGGCTTGTCCATTGAGCACCAGAGAACGTTCCGATTTAACCTGGTTGATCCCTGCAAGCATATTCTATTTCTGCTGAAACTAAAATGAGAATTTAGAACTTAGTCACACTCAGAATTGGCAACAATAGCGGCATGAGACGTCTGATTCTTAAAAGGTTCTGGTGATAGACAACATTATATTTTAAGCCCTGCCAAGACTTAGACTGCCTGCGAGCTTTTGCTTAGATCAGCTATAGCTCTGTTAAGTTATTTCTCTATAAAGATAGACATAAAAACATAGCTTAACAGGATATATCCATAACTCTAGCCTGGGAGTGTTAAGTGCAAGACATACGCCGAGAGTTCTTCATGATACCGTCAGGATAGTTCTTACTAACCAGCCTGTCTTCGACACTCTCCACCAGGCAGCATCTATGTATCAATTTCAACTTGGTGCCCATACCCAGCCGGGTGAATGCATTGGTCTTGTGGGCAATACCCCTGAGCTAGGAGCTTGGGATCCTGCCCGCTGCATTCGCCTTCAGACGAGTCGCGATCGCTATCCCCTATGGTGGACAGATCTAACCATCCAGCTCGGCGATCGCTCCCAGTTAGAGTACAAATATATCCGCCTGCATCCCGATGGACAGGTTGAATGGGAATCCTGGGGCTCAAACCGCTGGGTGCCTATCGAGCCCATAGCTGGGGCAGATGCCGACACTTGGGTCGTTGATGATGGCGTCTTTGGCTATGTCCAGCCTTATCCATTTAGTTATCCGCTGGTGCCTGTGCGTGAGCCTGCACCTTCGTCTACCGGGCTCAAGGTGGTGGCGTTAGGTAGCTCTGTAGCGGCAGGGCATAAGGCTTGGCGGCTGCAGGGCTGGGCGCAGCAGTTGGCGCAGACGATGCAGCCACGAGGGCAGATCTGGGTGAACCGATCGGAGGTGGGTGCCTCGGTGACCCGCACGATCGCTCGCTTTGCGTCTGTCGTTGCCCCCGAGCGCCCGGATGTGGTCATCCTAGCCCTATCGTTGGGGAATGAAGGGTTTGCCCATTGTCCTCCTGAAGAGCGATCGCTGCTGCAGCAACGATTTGAGCATGGCTTGAAACGACTGATAGCCATGGTGCGGGCCCTAGGAGCCCAGCCGGTTTTGGGGGATGTCTATGCCCACAATGACTACACGTCTGACCATGCTGCTTACCTATGGGAGACCCATCGCCGCATGATGGCTTGGGGAGTGCCGGTTTTAGACTGGTTGGATGCGATCGCCGATGATCAAGGGCGCTGGAAGCCCTGTATTTCCTACGATCCAGCTCATCCCAATACCCTAGGACATCAAAGGATGTATGAGGCGGCGCTGGCTGTGTTAGACCAGCAGACCTTGGGGAGCGATCGCCTGCCCGAGGTCGATCAGCCCACCTTCCGCGATGCTGCTGGCTTTGAGCTGTCGGTGAGTCCTGATGGTCAGGCGATCACGATCCGCAACGCATCATCCTACGAGTATGACCTCACCCCAGAGTGGACGTCTCTGCATACCGCCCTAGGGCAAACGTATCTCATTCCAGGACTCTATCTCACCACCCAGCCTCAGCCGGGGCAGATGCCATTCCTATTTGTTCAAGACGACGGGGCGATCGCCTCCTCCATGGTTGTGCCGCCTGGCTGCTGCCTGACCTACCACGCTGCCTATACGGAGTCTCCAGGTCAGGCCAATCTGCTGTTTTATGATGGGCAGTTGGGAATCCTCAAGCAGGATGATCAGCATCTGTGGATCATGAATGAGTCCGAGTATGAGTTCAATATCCATCCGATGTGGCAGGCAGTACGGCGATCGCTACGGGCTATACCCCCTGGCGTTTACAGCGATCCGCTTGAGCCCGATGCACCGTTTCGCACCCTGATGATTGGCCCAGATGGCTTAGAAAGTCGAGCTAAGATATCGCCACGATCGGCCATTTTATTTCGCTACCAATGTGCCTTATCTGATGTCAACCGTGTAGCCATCCTTCCCCTAGGCGATCGCTGCGCTGTGCGGATGATGCTCTACAAAATGGGTTACGACGGCCCAGCCTTTCCGTTTGACCTAACTCGCACAACTCTCATATCTGATGTGGCGGATATGATCGAAAATCGCTTCGCCGACATGTGGAATCCAGATCTGCTGCACTATAGCCCCAGCGCCGGCCGAATCTATCATACCAAATGGACAGGGCTCTCCTTTGCCCATGAAGTAGACGAGAGCGATCGCCCCCTAGACGATATGACGCCCATCTATCAGCGAATGCGGCGACGGTATACATCTCGCTCTGATCGGTTTTGGTATACGCTCAACCACTGCGATAAGGTGCTCTTTATCCGAACGGGCTGGGCTGATCGAGATGGAGTGCTTGATCTCGTGGGAAAGCTAGAAGCACAGTGTCAGGGTAAACCATTCCATCTGCTGCTGCTGTCTCCTCAACGATCGAGCGAATTTTCCGACATGCCCCACGTTCTCCACTATAGCCAAGAGTTCAACCCTGACCGGATGTATGACGATTTAGATCATTGGCTTGACCGCACGGAAATTTTACGCAATATTTTGGAGTCCCTAGGCGTATCAAGTAAGAATCTGTTTTGGTGCCCGCCTACGGTGCCGTCGCTGTCGCTGCAGTGACCCGCGATCGC
This sequence is a window from Leptolyngbya sp. CCY15150. Protein-coding genes within it:
- a CDS encoding MBL fold metallo-hydrolase; translation: MLFRQLFDPETSTYTYLVADPETGDAVLIDPVLEQVERDMKLLSELHLTLRYCLETHIHADHITGTGKLRQLTACKGIVPERAEAACADRHIADGENVHVGSIVIQAIATPGHTDSHMSYWINGDRVLTGDSLLIRGCGRTDFQSGDAGTLYDHITQKLFTLADDTLVYPGHDYRGQTVSTIGEEKRYNPRLAGHDRDQFVTLMNNLNLPDPKKIAEAVPANQKCGNAVTTLRQG
- a CDS encoding rhodanese-like domain-containing protein, translating into MTILKTPSLKTIDAYTLQQELESDRVLLVDVRERSEYRGEHIPNAYSLPLSNFKPEQLPKGDRSVVLYCQTGNRSAEAAKRLFADQWSEVIHLDGGLQAWKAAGQATVVNPNAPISIMRQVQIIAGTLVLTGTLLGAFVSPAFLLLSGFVGAGLTFAGVSGTCMMATLLGKLPYNR
- a CDS encoding sulfite exporter TauE/SafE family protein, which translates into the protein MVLIIVGYLLAGLIGLSLGLIGGGGSILAVPVLVYVMGVPAKAAIAMSLVIVGVVSLVGAIPHWRMGNVRFKTALLFGPAAMVGAYLGARLAALPWITETVQMGLFAITMLAAALLMIRKRGNPEAIALEAASHPHKHRWIWIAVEGLAVGVLTGLVGVGGGFAIVPALVLLGNVPMKQATGTSLLIIAMKSVTGFLGYLGQVTLDWPLMLGFTLAATLGMVLGVQLLPSIKAQHLQKGFGYLLFAMAGFILWQNLSP
- a CDS encoding four helix bundle protein, producing MLDEQGLKQKTRGFAIQAIRLVETLPHGLSADELGRQFLRCSTTLGIFCRHTCWRSPQARLQQLHDTVYVAEECLYWLELLSESGFLANSKVETVIVDITEILAYCFHEIHHLDRSTAVDQGSDVVPHVDPFHI
- a CDS encoding class I SAM-dependent methyltransferase, with product MLSLLLSDSTYASFLDSVTETCPTGIMRSLNEHILFPLRRHYLTQILAAHFQDQQSVLDLGASNGILAARLQKSLAKRHQTIDMIGCDVHVPSKTYIPVVQYDGQQVPFADNTFDVVLMTDMLHHTHNPLQMLQEAKRVSRQYILIKDHYWKSPKDFTRLKFADYIGNEPYGIHLPYNFLSQTDWTHLIEQQCGLSIEHQRTFRFNLVDPCKHILFLLKLK
- a CDS encoding DUF1796 family putative cysteine peptidase codes for the protein MYQFQLGAHTQPGECIGLVGNTPELGAWDPARCIRLQTSRDRYPLWWTDLTIQLGDRSQLEYKYIRLHPDGQVEWESWGSNRWVPIEPIAGADADTWVVDDGVFGYVQPYPFSYPLVPVREPAPSSTGLKVVALGSSVAAGHKAWRLQGWAQQLAQTMQPRGQIWVNRSEVGASVTRTIARFASVVAPERPDVVILALSLGNEGFAHCPPEERSLLQQRFEHGLKRLIAMVRALGAQPVLGDVYAHNDYTSDHAAYLWETHRRMMAWGVPVLDWLDAIADDQGRWKPCISYDPAHPNTLGHQRMYEAALAVLDQQTLGSDRLPEVDQPTFRDAAGFELSVSPDGQAITIRNASSYEYDLTPEWTSLHTALGQTYLIPGLYLTTQPQPGQMPFLFVQDDGAIASSMVVPPGCCLTYHAAYTESPGQANLLFYDGQLGILKQDDQHLWIMNESEYEFNIHPMWQAVRRSLRAIPPGVYSDPLEPDAPFRTLMIGPDGLESRAKISPRSAILFRYQCALSDVNRVAILPLGDRCAVRMMLYKMGYDGPAFPFDLTRTTLISDVADMIENRFADMWNPDLLHYSPSAGRIYHTKWTGLSFAHEVDESDRPLDDMTPIYQRMRRRYTSRSDRFWYTLNHCDKVLFIRTGWADRDGVLDLVGKLEAQCQGKPFHLLLLSPQRSSEFSDMPHVLHYSQEFNPDRMYDDLDHWLDRTEILRNILESLGVSSKNLFWCPPTVPSLSLQ